Part of the Corynebacterium canis genome is shown below.
TATTCTTCTACAGAAACCCCTGAATAACCTTCTAGGAAGGGTTTGCCAAGTTGGTTTGCCAATTCCGCATCTGGATTGCCGATAACGCTGACGATGGTTCCGCCCTTACGCAGTACTTTCATTGAGCGTTCGATTTCGGCCCCGCCGAGTGTGTCCAATACAACGTCGAAATCTTTGACGTGCTCTTCATAGTTTTGGGTTTTGTAATCGACCACGATATCTGCGCCCAGTTCTCGCGCGAATTGGACATCCGCGGTGCCGACGGTGACGGCCACGGTGGCACCGAGCATTTTTGCCACCTGAAGTGCGATCGACCCGAGGCCGCCGGCGCCGCCCTGGATAAACACTTTGGTGCCTGGGCCGACATTGGTTTTTTCTGTAAACGCTTGCAGCGCTGTGAGGCTGACAAGGGGTAGCGCTGCGGCTTCGATAGCGGGAATGTTTCGAGGCTTGTGGGCGAGGTCTGCGGCGCGGACGATGCAATATTCTGCGAATGCGCCAAGGCGTTCCATGGCGGGGCGGGCGAAAACCTCGTCTCCCACCTGGAAGTCAGTCACGCCAGGTCCTATTTGTTCCACGGTCCCGGCGAGGTCATTGCCCATGATTTGCGGCAGTTTGTAGGAATAGAGCGATTTCATCGCTCCGCGTTGAATCATGCTGTCCAAGGGGTTGATGCTCGCGGCGTGCACTTTGACCAGGACTTCCCCTGCTTGCGGGGTCGGGGTGGGGAGGTCTGCCCACGCAAGTGGGGCACCGTATTTGACTAGGGTGGCGGCTTTCAATTGGGCTCCATTCGGAGTAGGCTAGGTTCAGAATTGCAACCCAGCTTATGTAGATTGGACCGCTATGTCAACGCCCGCTGCTCCCGCGGCTACTTGCCCTATCGCTCGGACCCTGGAAATCGTCGGGGAAAAGTGGAGTTTGCTTATCCTGCGGGACGTCGCTCGGGGGATAACCAAATTCAGCGAAATCCACGACAGCCTTAACTGCCCGAAAAACCTCCTTTCGGCAAGGCTGAAAACCCTCGTCAGCGCAGGCATTTTGGCCAAGCGGGAGTACAAAGAGCCCGGGGCTCGCCTGCGCAGCTCGTATCACCTCACGGAAGCCGGGGCGGATCTACTGCCCGTACTTATTGCCTTGCAATCGTGGGGGCAAGCCCACCTCGACCCGGCCGAGCTCATATCCACCCGGATATTCCATCGCGAGTGCGGTGGAGAGGTGCACGCGGCGCTGACCTGTGCGCACGGCCACCACATTGGTGCCGCTGAGATTGACGTTGAGTGGCCCGAATTACACCAGGGCAGCGGTTTAGCATCGGGATGAGCGCATCCACCCGCCTCCACCCTTGGGATGAGCGGGGAAGATCAACTCCCAGGTTGACGCTAAACCTGCAGGTAGCGGCAAGAATCATGGCTATGACATCACTTGCAATAGAGACCACAGGTTTAACCAAGCAGTTCAAGGGCGTGGCTGCCGTAGACGCGCTTGATCTGCGGGTCCCCGAAGGAAAAATCTACGGCTTTATCGGCCCCAATGGGTCCGGCAAGTCCACCACCATGAAAATGCTCCTTGGGCTGTGCCGCCCCACGGCCGGCCAGGCGTGCGTGCTGGGCGAAACCATTTCCACCCGCCCCAGCAAGCAACTCATGCACACGGTGGGCGCAATGATCGAAGCCCCCTCCGGGTACGCCCACCTTACGGGCGAGGAAAACATGAAGATCATGCAGCGCTGCCTCCGGCTAACGGATCACCAGGTGGCGCGGGCGCTGGACACCGTCCACCTGACCAAGCACCGGAAGAAGCTGGTCAAACACTATTCCATGGGCATGAAGCAGCGCTTGGGTATCGCGATGGCATTGGCGCGGGACCCGAAGCTGTTGATCCTGGACGAGCCAACCAACGGCCTCGACCCAGCCGGCATCGATGAAATCCGCCACCTTTTGATTCAGCTGGCGGGCAGCGGGGTGACTGTGTTCGTTTCCAGCCACCTGCTCGATGAGATGGACAAGATGGTGGATGTGCTGGGCATTATCATGCGCGGCAAGATGATTTTCCAAGGCACCCGCGAGGAGCTATTGGGCCGCAGCATGCCCGATGTAATCGTGCACGCATCCGACCCTGAGGCGGTGCTGGCCATCGTCCCCAATGCCGTCCGGGAGCCGAGCGGTGCGGTGCGGCTCGCGGGCCTGCACCAGCAGGCGGCCGCCACCTTGTTGTCTTACCTGGTCACGCACGGCATCGAAGTGTACGAGTTTTCGCGCGCCCACCAGACGCTCGAAGACGTGTTCCTGGATCTCACGGGGGAGGGTGGTCTGCGATGATGCGCACCATGGTCCCCCTGGAATGGTTTAAAATGCGGCGCCTTCACCTCATCCCCATCATGCTGGTGCCCACAGCGGCGGGATTCCTGTTCGCCTCCCGATTCTTTTCCGGCGATGAGCAGAAAAGCTGGGAAGACGCCCTGCTCGCACTATCGATGGCCATGTCTTTGACCATGCCACTCGTGCTCGCCGTGGTTGCCACACGCCAGACGGACATTGAACATTCGAGCGGAGGGTGGTTGGTCGCGGCGTCGATAGGCAGCAACCCGGGTGCGTTATGCCGGGCAAAATTCTTTGCGCTCGCCCCAATAATTCTGGCGGTGACAACGTTAAGCGTCGGCTTCCACATTTTGCTGGGCAAACTGTCCGGGCTCGGGCCCATAGCGGAAGGAAACCAATACTGGGTGAGTTTCTGGCTTGGATTGTGCGTGGTCAACCTGTGGCTTATCGCGTTTCATATCGTGCTGTCGGCGCGTTTTGAAAGCCAAGCTATAGGCATGGGCATCGGAGTGGTCGGCGCGTTTATCGCCTGCTTCAGCTACCTAATTCCCACGGACTCAATCGCCGTAAAAATCTTACCGTGGAGCTATTACGCAAACGCCACCACAGCGACGTTTAACGCTGAAGGAATCGCGGAATACGTGGCGTTAAATTGGGTGCCAACGGTAGTTTTCGCGGCCCTCGGCATCGGGGCATTCACACTGGTCACCGCAAAAATGAACACAAAGGAGCAATAATGTTTCGCGCGGAAATGCTCAAGCTAAAGCGGGCTCAACTTTGGGTAGTAATAGTCGTGCTTCCCGTTCTTGCGGCAATCACCGGCACCGTGAATACCACCGCAAATCCCGGGGTGATCAGCCAAAACTGGGACGGGTTAATGAGCCAAATCACCCTCTTTTATGGCCTGTTCTATTGCGCCATCGGCGTGGCCATTATTGTGGCGGCGGGGTGGCGGATGGAACACAGCGGCAATAATTGGACCCAGGTGCACACCACCACCTCCAACTATTTCAAATTCATGCTGGCAAAGATCGCTGCCTTGCTGATTCCGGTGTTGGGCATGAACCTGTTGCTGCTTGCGTGCGTGACTATCGGCGGCAAATTTGCAATGTCGCTGCCGGGGCTGCCTTCGGCGAATACGTTTACCGTGATCGGCATGACCGTGGCCATGGCCGCCCCCGTGGTGGCGCTGCAATCGGTGTTTTCCATCTGGATGAAGTCCTTCGCAGCCCCCATCGGCGTTGGCGTTTTGGGCAGCATCGTCGGCGTGGGGTTCGCGTTTAAGCTGCCAACTTTGGCGCTACTATTCCCATATTCCCTGCTCACAAACGGTATTCTGTTGGGTTCGTTGGCCGTGGGGGAGTCTATTGCCGACGCCGCGACTGTTACCCGCATGCTGGCCTCCGCCGCGTGCATTACCCTCACCCTCGCCGCGTTCGGTGCGTATTCTCTGCGCAGGCGTAAAGGTGCCGCCTTGTGACCTAGAGCAGGCTGGACAGGAACGCTTGGGTGCGCTCGTGTTGCGGGTTATCAATGACCTCGGCGGGCGTGCCCGTTTCCAGCACTTTGCCGTCGTCCATAAAGATCACCTGGTCGCTGACCTCGCGGGCGAAGCCCATTTCGTGCGTGACCACGAGCATGGTCATGCCGGAGGCGGCCAGGCCCTTCATCACATTGAGCACCTCGCCCACAAGTTCGGGGTCGAGGGCGGAGGTGGGCTCGTCGAAGAGCATCAGCTTCGGGTCCATGGCCACGGCGCGGGCGATGGCCACCCGCTGTTGCTGCCCGCCGGATAGCTGCACGGGGTACGTGTCGGCCTTGTGTGCTAATCCAACGGAGTCCAACAGTTCCATGGCGCGCTTGCGGGCTTGGGCTTCCGGCTGCTTTTTCACCTGGATCGGGGCCTCGATAATATTTTCTATTACCGTGCGGTGGGGGAAGAGGTTGAATTGCTGGAACACCATGCCGATATCGGCGCGTTGGCGGGCGGCCTCCCGCTCCGAAATCTCGTACAGGGTGCCCTTGCGTTCTTTATAGCCGATCAGCTCGCCATCCACGTACAGGCGGCCTGCGGTGATCTTTTCCAGGTGATTCACGCAGCGCAGCATCGTGGATTTGCCGGAACCGGATGGCCCGATCAGGCACGCGACGGAACCTTTGGGTACCTGAAGGTCAATGCCTTTCAGGATCTGCAGCTGGCCGAAGTTTTTGATCACCTGCTGGGCGTCGATCATGAGTTCAGACATGGTATTCCTTCTAGTCATTGTCAATGGTGACGTTGGACGGCGGGACGCCCTCGGCGTCCGCAAGCGCGGCGAGCTGGCGGGTGGTCAAATGCCTGGATGCGCCCCGCGAGAAATAGCTCTCTAGGTAGTATTGGCCCACCATCAGGATCGAGGTAATCACCAAATACCAGGTAGCGGCCACCAACAACATGGGGATCGGTTCGAACAAGCTATTGGCAATGTCCATGGACCGGCCGTAAAGCTCCAACGAGTACGGCACCGCCACCACCAAGGACGTGGTCTTCAGCATGGAAATCAGCTCGTTGCCGGTCGGCGGGATGATAATTCGCATCGCCTGCGGCAATACCGTGCGCCGCATGGTTTGCCACCAGCTCATGCCCAAAGCTTGCGACGCCTCCGTCTGCCCCTCGGGCACCGCCTGAATACCGGCGCGCACGATTTCCGCCATATAGGCGGATTCGTTCAGCCCCAAGCCGATCACCGCAAGGAAAAACGAATTCTTCAGCACCGTTTGCAAATCAATCTCGGCAAAGCCCAGGTTAATGCTCTGGTACAGCGAACTCGCCAACCCCCAGAACACCAATTGCACGTACACCGGCGTGCCGCGGAACACCCACAGGTAACCCCAGCTCACCACCCGCAAAACCGGGTTGGGGGACATGCGCAGCACCGCCAGAATCGAGCCCAGCGTCACGCCGATAAGCATGGCCAGCACCGTCAGCGCCAGGGTGTGCAAGGCCGCATTAGCCACGCGGCTATCAAACAAATATGCGCGGTAGGTTGCCCACCCATACGCCTCATTGCCGGCGGCGGAGACGATAAACCACACGGCGAGCAGGGCCAGCACGCCGGCGGTAATCCACCGGCCCGGACGCGGAAGGGATTTCGCCTCAATAGGGTTCGGAGTCGCGGGGGCACTCATGATTGTTCCTTTCCGGTCACGGGTTCGCCATTCATCATGGCTTGTTCAACAAGGCCGTCTTCCAAGCCCCACTGTTGTAACAGCCGGGCATACTCGCCCGATTCGATCAAATGTTGGAGCGCGGCGGCGAGCGCCGGCCCCAATTCAGAGTTCTTTTTCACGGGCCAGCCGTAGTGCGCGGCGTCGAAAATCTCGCCGATCAGCTCCAAGCGTCCGTCGGAACGCTCAACGGCCCACGCGGTCACCGGGGAATCGGCGGAAAACGCGTCCGCGCGGCCCAAAATCGCGGCGGTGGCGGCGGCATCGGAGGCATCATAGGCTAGCTTTTCAATCGGCTCTTTGCCCGCGGCCACGCACGCCTCGCTGCGGCCCGTCACATCGTCGGTGTCAGAAACGGTGGTGCGCTGCACGGCGACCACCCGCCCGCAGGCATCATCGGGGCTGATGTCGGTGCCAGGGCGCGCGGCCCACTGAATCCCCGCATTCAGATAATTAATAAAATCGTAATTTTTGCGGCGTTCCTCGGTGTCCGTAAAACCGCTGGCACCAAAGTCCACCGTACCAGCGGAAACGGCCGGCAGGATCAGGCTAAAATCCTGGTCTTTGACCTCCAGCTCCAAACCCATCACGGACGCGGCGGCGCGGGCTAGGTCAATATCAAAGCCGATGATTGCGCCTTCGGAATCCTTAAACTCAGCCGGCGCGAACGGCGGGTTGGTCCCAATGGAAATGGTGCCGCGCTGCGCGATATCGGCCGGCACCAATGCTTGTATTTCGGGAACGGCGGCGGGCTTGATCTCCACCCAGCCTTCCGGCAGGCCGCCTTCCACATTGGTCACGCAACCACTGACAACGGTGGCCACGGCTATAAGCGCCGCCACCACCCGCAATGGTTGTGAAAGTAAACGCCAAGTCATGCGCATAAATGTAACATATGCACAATCGAGTTGCTATATCGCGCCGTTGCAGCCCGCGTTAAGCGCGAAAAAGCCCACGTGAAAGGCGATAAAACCCGCGTTACTCGTCCGTTGCGGCACTCTTCGGTGCATATTTTTCAGCCAAGATGGTGATTGCAACGATCGCCGCCCCCAGCAGCATAAAGCCCACCATCTTTACCAGGTCGTCCCCGGGCGCCAGCAGGTCGGCGTCGGCGGTTTGCCACGGCCACAACGCGCGCAGCGAGCCCAACATCAGGCCAGCCATCACAAACAGCGTAATAGTGCGGTGCTTGGACAGCAGGTAATCCAGGAACCGGATAAATAGCGCAATGCCGGTCATGGCGCCGAGGACAAACACCACCATGATCGTCAGATCGCGGTCCTTAATCGCGCCGATCACGGGCGCGTACAAACCAACCGCAAGCAGGAAAAACGAGCCGGAAATACCCGGCAGCACCAGGGCGCAGATAGCCACGGCGGCGGCGCAGAAAATGATCAGCAGGGAGGGGTCCTTCTGTTCGGCAGAGGTGAAACCCGTGCCCCAGAACGTAATCGCCGCAGCGAGGAAGAGCGAGGGCCACGCCACCAGCGCCTTGGAACGCAATTCGGCCCGGTCCACCATTTGGATGGGCACCAGGATTGACATAGCCACCATGCCGAGGAACAGGGCGCGGGCGACGGCGGTGTGGTGTTCCACGAAGTTATGCATCACACCCGCCATTGCGAAGATGGTCAGGATCATGCCCACGGCGACCGGGATAATAAGCCACCAGTCCACCGCGGCGAGCTTTTCCTTCGCCGCTTTCGGGTGCGTCACGGCTGTTTTGGCGGCGGATAGCAATTGGTTACCCGCGAACAGGGCGCGCTCGTAGATACCAACAACCAACGCGACGGTGCCGCCGGATACACCGGGCACCAGCTCGGCCATTGCGATTAATGCACCGCGAATAACATTGAGCAGAATTTGCAATGGCTGCTTCGTTGATCGGGTAAGCACAGGGGTTTCACTCACGAAGAATCCTTTGAACTTTTGGTAAGAAGAAAACGCACAATCACTCTACGTGGTTTTGCTATTGCTTATCGACGCCGCTGCACACATCGTGAGCAGAAACACGAACCGTTTCCCGCTGTGGCGCCCCCAGTCCAGTGGGCATGTTAGCTTCGCGTTTGCAACTTGATTCGAGCGCGAATCAGCCCGGCAACACCATACGCCGACAATCCGATGGGCACCGCATGTGCCAGCGTAAACTCCCCGCTCAATACGCTGATCTGGGCGGCCAATAGGGCCAGCGCAAGCAGGATCACGATTCGCACATCCAATTGATCTTTCGTGCAATCATCGGGGTGCTTCAACATGGTGCCCGCGCCTCCTCGCAGTGTAGAGCCAAAAACCTTCGCTACTACCATTGAAAGAGCGCGGTACGAGGGGAGTCAAGCCCCTGGCAAAAGTGATATTTGATGGAGACCTCAGCGAAACACGTGCGAAATTTCGGGTGCCTCCAAGCGATCGATGCGACCCACTTGGGGTCTGTTTGCGAGATGTGTTTGGGTGAACTAGAGCACCGCCCGCGTTGTGGCGTGCCGCCTTCTTTGTCGGGTGCGTTGCGGTGTGCCGCCATATCTTACGAAGCCTTTGGTCGCGGATCGCATCGTCGCCGGTCGCCCCGGCATCAGCCGAGCCGCCGTTAGCTGTTTGGTCGGGGTGCTTGGCGATTACCTGTGTGCCTATTTGCGCTGCTGTGTTTCTTCGGTTGAATCCATCAACCTCACCCGCGAAATCTGCCTGGTTTCCTGCCGTGTCAGATGTGCCTGAGGCAGATGTAACACGGCCGTTTCGCGTTCCTGCGGAAACGCCATCGTGCGACGACCGGCGTGTCGAATCTGCCTGAGGCAGATATAGCGAGGCGGTTGCGCGGAAAATTCCGGCCTCCACCTCGCCACATCACCTAGTGTGGTGGTGCGGATCTGCCTAGTTTTCCTCCCGCGTCAGATCTGCCTGAGGCAGATTCGTCGCGGTCGCGTTTCCCCAGGAAAACTCGGCCCAAAAATCAGGCAGATCCGGCGGAGCGAGGCAGATCGTACATTGCCGAAGAGCGGCCAGGCAGATTGTACGTGGCTGTGTGGTGCGAGTTTCGGTGGTTCGCAATCGATGTCGTTCCAACGTGTTCGAGGCGGCCGTGACTTCTCGCGCGCAACAGTACGTTGCCCCCAGCGACCTTTTATTGGAGCGGTGATGCGGATCTGCCTGATTTTCCTGCCGTGGCAGATCTGCCTGAGGCAGATGTAACACGGCCGTTTCGCGTTCCTGCGGAAACGCCACCGAGCGCCGACCTCCGTGTTGAATCTGCCTGGGCGTGAAAAATCATCGGCCCTGAGCACGGAAAATTCCGGCCTTCAACTAGCCACATCACCTGGCGTGGTGTGGAGGATCTGCCTGCCTTTCCACCCGCGCCAGATGTGCCTGAGGCAGATTCATCGCGGGCGCATTTCCCCAGGAAAACTCGGCCCAAAAATCAGGCAGATCCCGCGGAGCCAGGCAGATCGTGCATTGCCGAAGAGCGGCCAGGCAGATTGTTCGTGGCCGGGGAAAGGGGGTGCTTCAGCTACGGGCAGTTACGGGGTGCTGCGGGCAGACGGAAGTGGCGCGGCTGGCGCGGCGTGAGAATGGGCCGGGGTGTGCCGGGTTTCGGGCTCACCGAACAGTATTGAGCTTCACCGTGCCGGTTACAGGGGTGTGGGGCGCGCACCAACGAGACAGGTCGGCGAGCAAGCCCAGGTAGTTGGGGTGCAGCGAGTGATCGCCGTGAGGATTCGGCCGTTAAGGTTCGGCGTCAGGATTTGGTGTTTGGTTTCGGCCGTTCAGGGTTCGGCGTCAGGATTTGGCGTTTGGTGTTTGTGTGGTGTTGGTTTCGGCGCGGTGGATGGCGCGGCGCAGGGTGGTGATGAGTTCGCGGGGTTTTTGCAGTAGCCCGTGGGTGATACGTAGTGGTTCCCAGCCGAGTTCGCGTAGCCGGATCAACACTTTGGCGTCGTAGTCGCGTTGGCTGCGTTGGAGGTGGTGGGCACCGTCGTAGAACAAACCAACGCGGATATCGGGCCAGCCGGAATCAAGCACGGTCAGCAGGGGTGTGCCGTCGTCTGCCAGCGCACCGGAGTTATAGATCGGGATTTGCACCTCCAGGTGTTGGCGAAGCTGCTCGGCAATCAACCGCAGCACGGTCTCCGGGGGCGACTGGGCACCAGAGCGGGACAGGTTCAACAGTTTTTTCAACTGGCGGGCGCTGAAAATATTCCGCGCGATGTCACGCACCAGCTGAAAGTTTAGTGTGGTGCATGCGCGCAGCGCGTCGATGAGCTGGATGGCGCGGACTTCCCAGTTAGCAAGGTTGGGTACTTGGTAGACCCACCAGGAGTGGCGGTCGCGCTGCAGATCAATCAAGCAATCCACCAACGCGTATTCGGGGGCGACGACCTGCATGCCGGGTAGTTCCTGGTCCGGTGTCCATACCCTGGTGCCTGGCCGCAGTCTGCGGCGGGTGGCGTCGAACACGCTGTGGCTGCGTTGGAAATTACTGGCCACATGTAGGGTGATGTGGGCGTCATCCACCCAGTACTTCAGCCCGGCGTAGGCTGCGGCGGCCCAGCCGCCGATAATGACATTCGGGGTTTGGGTGAAATGCGCCCGGGCCCGCAGCATGATCGGGGCGGCAAACCCGAGGCGTTGCGGGTGATACCGCGAACCCCACTCCACCTCCCGGGAAGCACGACAATACCCACGCGGCATGGCAAGCCGGCGGGTGATGTTGATGAAAGAGGTATCGAGCAGTTTGGTGCGACGCTGAAACAAACACATAGCACCAGTGATAACCCCAAAACAGCACAAAACCTAGGGATTTCCCAGACACACCCCACCAACCTGTGGATAACTTGAAACTATCCACAGGCATGTAGGGTGCCAACGGCAACAAGGTGGCGCGCAGCAAGACAAACGGGTATAATGCCGATCGCCGCAGCGGGGGCGGTGTACTTCTTCGCTCGAACAGGGCTCGTGAATAGACCCCGTTGTTAAGAAGGCTGAACGATGATGGTCATTGCGGCGTTAAACTGGCGTTTTGCAGTGAGGATGTCAATGATCCAGCCAATGGCAAATAGCCCACCGGTAAGGAAGTACACCACGCCTTTACCCGCGCTACCCATATAAAAATGATGAAGGCCCAACCAGCCGCCCACGATGGCCAACGCCAAATATGTTGAGAAATCCTTAGTAGGAACCCGTACGGCGTAGGCGGGCCGTTGCTGCGGCGCATACGCAAAGGGCACCGCCGGTTGCATGTGCGGCATGTGGGACATCGAGGGTACCTGTGGGAATTGTGCCGCCGGCAGCACCTGAGGCATTTGTGGCGCCTGAGGGCCAAAGTTTGCCGCCGGGGCGGGTGGATTTCCAGCCGGATGAACCACAGACTTGTAGTACTCCGCCAGCAGCGCATCGCCGAGCGGATCATCGCTGCTCGCGGGTGCGACCTTGCGTTTCTTATCGTCGCCTGAGGGTTGCCAGGCAGCGGGCACTTCGTAGTTTTGCGGGTTTGCCTCAAATTCGACGAGCACCGGCAAGGGGGAAATCTCGGGATTTAATAATTCGTCACCCATTTCCGTGGCTTTTTGGGCTAACAGAATCAGTTCGGCGGCGAGGGAAGAGCCTTTGATTTGGGCTATGCACGACGTCGATAAGCCCAACGTTTCGAAGTACTCAACGGCGGGCAGTAGTTTTTCGCTGGAAATCTTGCTTAATTCGCCAACGCGTTCGCCGTCGAGGCGGACCTCAACGCGCGGTAAATCCCCATTCTTGCCCACCAACACGCGGTGCAACGTCACAATCAGTAAGCCCGTACCCTGCGGCGGCACGAAATCCTGCAGCACATCGAAATGATCCGCCTCCTTGGTCACCTGGATGCGGCCACCCTGCGGAATAAAGGCATATCCCTCCAATGGCGGATCGTTTAGCGGCACCCACTGGCCGGGTTTCCGCACATCCACGGAACCGAACAACTTGGTGTTCTCGTCGCGCAGGCTGCCCCGGAACCACAGCCGCGCGTGCGCCGTGGCAACATGCCCGGAAGCCGCGATACGGCACAATTCCGGCCAATACTTGGTGGCATCATCGTCGGGAAGGTGGCCGATCGTTTTCCCATTCCAGCGCACGGAAATCGCGCAGCCTGACTGTGAATAGGGATTGTCTGGCTCGGGCACGAGGCTTACGGGAAAGCGAAGCGCGCCGTCGTCAGCCACGGTAGCCACCTTCTGCAGCTTTCGAAGAGTGGAGCGGTAAAAGTGGGCGCCAACGAACTTCTGGTCGCACCACGTGGACCCGGTGGAAACATCGATGCTCTGGGGAATGCTCATTGGGTTTTGCTCAATCTTTCACCCGACAGGTTGGAACTAGGCGTGCAACGCTGCAAAACGCCGGCCCTCCGGGCTGCGGGGTAGCGAATTTTATGCCCTTGGCCTGGGGTTTGCCAGCGACCGCACTGCGATCATTGTACTCAGGGTTGCCTTGCCCGATAAATCCTGGAGCCCGTATGCAGGGGAGTGCGGACGCGGCGATGGGCGGCTCAAACGTGGCGTTGTGCCTGCGGCTTTGACGCAACCAGCGCCGAAACCGAAAAAACCCCTCTCAGCCTGGGAAAATCCCGGCTAACAGGGGTTTGGGTGCTGTGCCCCAGGTGAGACTCGAACTCACACTGGACGGGTTTTGAATCCGTTGCCTCTGCCAATTGGGCTACTGGGGCATTCGCTGCGTGGATGATGTTAGCGCATTGTGCGGGCTTATGAGAAATCGGCTGCTGGGGGCTGTCACCCCACGCGTGGGGGACGGGCGTGGTTTACAATCGGGCGGGTGACTGGAACTCGACCTCGCCTCATGCTTATTGATGGTCATTCGATGGCCTTCCGTGCGTTTTATGCGCTGCCCGCCGAGAATTTTTCAACCACCGGTGGCCAGCACACCAACGCGGTGTACGGTTTTCTTTCGATGTTGACGTCCCTGCTGAAGGAGGAGCGCCCCACGCACATCGCCGTTGCGTTCGATGTTGGGCGCAATACCTTCCGTACGGAAATGTTTCCCGAGTATAAGGCGCAACGGGAGGCGGCGCCGGAGGAGTTCCGCGGCCAGGTCGAGCTGATCCAAGAGGTGCTGAACGCGCTGGGCATTGTCACGATGCAACTGGACAATTTCGAGGCAGATGACATTATTGCCACGCTGGCCACGGCGGCGCAGCCGCTCAATTTTGAAACCCTCGTGGTCACCGGCGATCGGGATTCGTTCCAATTGGTCAATGATTCCACCACGGTGCTGTACCCGATGCGCGGGGTGAGCGTGTTGCATCGTTTTACCCCGGCGGCGGTCGAAGAAAAGTACGGTTTAACGCCGGAGCAATATCCGGATTTCGCGGCGCTGCGGGGGGACCCGTCGGATAATCTGCCGAATATTCCGGGCGTGGGGGAGAAGACCGCCACGAAGTGGATTAAGGAATACGGTTCGCTGACAAACCTGTTGGAGCACGCGGCGGATATTAAAGGCCGCGCGGGCAATAATCTGCGTGAGCGCCTTGACCAGGTGCGTTTGAACCGCCGGTTGACGGAGATGGTCAAGGATTTGGAGTTGCCGTATCGGCCTAACGAGCTGGAGTTCCGCCCAGCCAACGCCGCGGAAATCGCAGAGCAGTTCGACCAGCTCCAGTTTGGAACGAATTTGCGGGAGCGGGTGCTGGGTGTCATTGATA
Proteins encoded:
- a CDS encoding amino acid ABC transporter permease, whose amino-acid sequence is MSAPATPNPIEAKSLPRPGRWITAGVLALLAVWFIVSAAGNEAYGWATYRAYLFDSRVANAALHTLALTVLAMLIGVTLGSILAVLRMSPNPVLRVVSWGYLWVFRGTPVYVQLVFWGLASSLYQSINLGFAEIDLQTVLKNSFFLAVIGLGLNESAYMAEIVRAGIQAVPEGQTEASQALGMSWWQTMRRTVLPQAMRIIIPPTGNELISMLKTTSLVVAVPYSLELYGRSMDIANSLFEPIPMLLVAATWYLVITSILMVGQYYLESYFSRGASRHLTTRQLAALADAEGVPPSNVTIDND
- a CDS encoding ABC transporter permease, whose product is MFRAEMLKLKRAQLWVVIVVLPVLAAITGTVNTTANPGVISQNWDGLMSQITLFYGLFYCAIGVAIIVAAGWRMEHSGNNWTQVHTTTSNYFKFMLAKIAALLIPVLGMNLLLLACVTIGGKFAMSLPGLPSANTFTVIGMTVAMAAPVVALQSVFSIWMKSFAAPIGVGVLGSIVGVGFAFKLPTLALLFPYSLLTNGILLGSLAVGESIADAATVTRMLASAACITLTLAAFGAYSLRRRKGAAL
- a CDS encoding NADP-dependent oxidoreductase; amino-acid sequence: MKAATLVKYGAPLAWADLPTPTPQAGEVLVKVHAASINPLDSMIQRGAMKSLYSYKLPQIMGNDLAGTVEQIGPGVTDFQVGDEVFARPAMERLGAFAEYCIVRAADLAHKPRNIPAIEAAALPLVSLTALQAFTEKTNVGPGTKVFIQGGAGGLGSIALQVAKMLGATVAVTVGTADVQFARELGADIVVDYKTQNYEEHVKDFDVVLDTLGGAEIERSMKVLRKGGTIVSVIGNPDAELANQLGKPFLEGYSGVSVEE
- a CDS encoding ABC transporter ATP-binding protein yields the protein MTSLAIETTGLTKQFKGVAAVDALDLRVPEGKIYGFIGPNGSGKSTTMKMLLGLCRPTAGQACVLGETISTRPSKQLMHTVGAMIEAPSGYAHLTGEENMKIMQRCLRLTDHQVARALDTVHLTKHRKKLVKHYSMGMKQRLGIAMALARDPKLLILDEPTNGLDPAGIDEIRHLLIQLAGSGVTVFVSSHLLDEMDKMVDVLGIIMRGKMIFQGTREELLGRSMPDVIVHASDPEAVLAIVPNAVREPSGAVRLAGLHQQAAATLLSYLVTHGIEVYEFSRAHQTLEDVFLDLTGEGGLR
- a CDS encoding ABC transporter permease is translated as MMRTMVPLEWFKMRRLHLIPIMLVPTAAGFLFASRFFSGDEQKSWEDALLALSMAMSLTMPLVLAVVATRQTDIEHSSGGWLVAASIGSNPGALCRAKFFALAPIILAVTTLSVGFHILLGKLSGLGPIAEGNQYWVSFWLGLCVVNLWLIAFHIVLSARFESQAIGMGIGVVGAFIACFSYLIPTDSIAVKILPWSYYANATTATFNAEGIAEYVALNWVPTVVFAALGIGAFTLVTAKMNTKEQ
- the ehuA gene encoding ectoine/hydroxyectoine ABC transporter ATP-binding protein EhuA; the protein is MSELMIDAQQVIKNFGQLQILKGIDLQVPKGSVACLIGPSGSGKSTMLRCVNHLEKITAGRLYVDGELIGYKERKGTLYEISEREAARQRADIGMVFQQFNLFPHRTVIENIIEAPIQVKKQPEAQARKRAMELLDSVGLAHKADTYPVQLSGGQQQRVAIARAVAMDPKLMLFDEPTSALDPELVGEVLNVMKGLAASGMTMLVVTHEMGFAREVSDQVIFMDDGKVLETGTPAEVIDNPQHERTQAFLSSLL
- a CDS encoding ABC transporter substrate-binding protein → MTWRLLSQPLRVVAALIAVATVVSGCVTNVEGGLPEGWVEIKPAAVPEIQALVPADIAQRGTISIGTNPPFAPAEFKDSEGAIIGFDIDLARAAASVMGLELEVKDQDFSLILPAVSAGTVDFGASGFTDTEERRKNYDFINYLNAGIQWAARPGTDISPDDACGRVVAVQRTTVSDTDDVTGRSEACVAAGKEPIEKLAYDASDAAATAAILGRADAFSADSPVTAWAVERSDGRLELIGEIFDAAHYGWPVKKNSELGPALAAALQHLIESGEYARLLQQWGLEDGLVEQAMMNGEPVTGKEQS
- a CDS encoding winged helix-turn-helix transcriptional regulator; protein product: MSTPAAPAATCPIARTLEIVGEKWSLLILRDVARGITKFSEIHDSLNCPKNLLSARLKTLVSAGILAKREYKEPGARLRSSYHLTEAGADLLPVLIALQSWGQAHLDPAELISTRIFHRECGGEVHAALTCAHGHHIGAAEIDVEWPELHQGSGLASG